The Deltaproteobacteria bacterium genome includes the window CAGGCAACCCTTTTCACAATGCCATTGTCTGGCAGTGCCGCCGCACCGCGGGAATCTGCGAAGAACTCAAGGAAATGGGCCATGAAGACCTGTTTGTGAAAAAGACCGGCCTGGTGCTTGACCCTTATTTCAGCGGTACCAAACTGAAGTGGCTCTTTGACAACTTATCGGGTCTTCATAAGGAGGCAGCCGCGGGGAGAGTCGCGGCGGGCACGATTGACACCTTCCTGGCCTGGAAGCTCACCGACGGCCGCGCCCACGTGACCGATGTTTCCAATGCCTCGCGCACACTGCTCATGGACCTGAAAACGCTTGACTGGGACGAGCGGCTGTGCCGCATCCTTGGAGTGCCTCTGAGCATCCTGCCGGAAATCAGGGATTCGGCCGGGGTCTTCGGGCATACCAGGGACGTTCCCGGCCTGCCAGACGGCGTGCCGATCTGCGGCATGGCCGGCGACCAGCAGGCAGCCCTTTTCGGCCAGGCCTGTTTCGAACCCGGTGAGGCCAAATGCACCTATGGCACCGGGGCGTTCCTGCTCATGAACACCGGGCCTGCGCCCCTCTTAAGTAATAACCGGCTCCTGACCACGGTGGCCTGGAAGCTGGGGAGGCAGACGACCTACGCCCTGGAAGGGTCCGCCTTTATGGCCGGAGCCGCGGTGCAGTGGCTGCGTGACGGGCTGAAGCTAATTACGAGCGCCGCGGAAATCGAGGACTTAGCCGGAGCCGTGCCTGACACCGGCGGCGTGACCCTGGTTCCGGCCTTTGCCGGGCTGGGCGCGCCGTACTGGCGCAGTGAGGCGCGGGGTCTGATCTGCGGGCTGACCCGGAGCACGACCCGGGCCCACCTGGCGCGGGCCGTGCTGGAAGGGATCGCGCTTCAGAACGTGGAAATCCTTCAGGCCATGGAGGCTGACTGCGGCCGCAAACTGCGTAAGTTAAAGGTTGACGGCGGCGCGGCCGCCAATAACCTCCTGATGCAGATGCAGGCGGACTTCCTGGGCCGGGAGATCGTGCGTCCGGCCATGCTGGAAACCACGGCCCTGGGCGCAGCCTTCCTGGCCGGGCTGGGCGCGGGCGTCTGGAAGGAGACCAAGGATATCGCCGATGTGTGGAAGGAAGACCGGGCCTTTGTCCCGCAAATCACGGATAACGAGCGTGCAGCGGTCCTTAAGCGCTGGCGCGAGGCCGTGGGCAAGGCCTAATGAAGATCAATGTTTCCATAAGATTCTACGAGGAGCTGAATGATTTTCTTGCGCCTGAAAAACAGAAACGTGAGTTTACAGCGTCCGCAAAAGATTCCTTTAATGTCCAGCAGTTGATAGAATCCCTGGGCGTGCCTGAGAGCGAGGTTGATCTAATCCTCGTCAATGGCAGACCGGTCCCCTTTTCACATCTGCTTCAGGATCAAGACCGCATATCTGTTTATCCTGTGTTTGAGACCTTTGATATTTCTGCGGTTTCAAGGCTCAGGGAAAGGCCGCTGCGCACCCCGAGGTTTCTGCTGGACGTCGGCCTTGATAACTTATTGAATTATTTAAAAATATTGGGATTTGACGCCGCGGAAGCAGCCCATGACGAGGCCAGAGAGATAATCACCCAGGCCCGGGCCGAGCACCGCATCATCCTGACCAGGGATGAAGGACTAGTTAAGTCAAAAGAGATTGATCGCTGCTACCTGGTCAAGAATGACACCCCTCTAGAGCAATTAAAAGAGATTATTAAGTATTTTAATCTGTTTTCTTTGATTTCCTAACTTTTCCTTCTGTTTTCTTGATTGAAGCAGGCTCAGCTTAAAAAAATATGTTTCATGTGAAACACTGCTTACCTGGAGCTATTTAATTATATTTATTGATATTTTTTAATATCCTCAAAACGTGACGGCCTGGACCGATCATGAATGGCCTTGGCCTG containing:
- the glpK gene encoding glycerol kinase GlpK is translated as MPDTILAIDQGTTGTTVMLLDQDLNVLAKGYREIMPIFPHPGWVEHDPEDIWKSVLSALKIALKQGRVSRFDIKAIGVTNQRETIAVWNRKTGNPFHNAIVWQCRRTAGICEELKEMGHEDLFVKKTGLVLDPYFSGTKLKWLFDNLSGLHKEAAAGRVAAGTIDTFLAWKLTDGRAHVTDVSNASRTLLMDLKTLDWDERLCRILGVPLSILPEIRDSAGVFGHTRDVPGLPDGVPICGMAGDQQAALFGQACFEPGEAKCTYGTGAFLLMNTGPAPLLSNNRLLTTVAWKLGRQTTYALEGSAFMAGAAVQWLRDGLKLITSAAEIEDLAGAVPDTGGVTLVPAFAGLGAPYWRSEARGLICGLTRSTTRAHLARAVLEGIALQNVEILQAMEADCGRKLRKLKVDGGAAANNLLMQMQADFLGREIVRPAMLETTALGAAFLAGLGAGVWKETKDIADVWKEDRAFVPQITDNERAAVLKRWREAVGKA
- a CDS encoding twitching motility protein PilT produces the protein MKINVSIRFYEELNDFLAPEKQKREFTASAKDSFNVQQLIESLGVPESEVDLILVNGRPVPFSHLLQDQDRISVYPVFETFDISAVSRLRERPLRTPRFLLDVGLDNLLNYLKILGFDAAEAAHDEAREIITQARAEHRIILTRDEGLVKSKEIDRCYLVKNDTPLEQLKEIIKYFNLFSLIS